The sequence below is a genomic window from Anaerocolumna chitinilytica.
TTGGATACTTCCAGCTGGAGCAATATCTTTGATTTTACCATCAGCGCACAGAAGGCTCATGTTGGAAGTTAACTTGCCAGTTTGTGTATCCACAATGGTTAAGTTATTCAGTAAAAGTTGATAGGAAGCGCTGGGTTGTTCTGGATTCTTAGCGGTATAGGGCTGTAAATAAGCCGAAGGCTGGCCGATGAACAGACTAATCCAAGCAATGGCAAGTGCCGTTATCCAGCAGAGCAGGACTCGATATCCATGCCAGAATGTCTTCCTTCTCAGGTATACAAGGGAGCCGATGCTGACTGCCAGTAACAGATAAGCAAACCAGCGTTCACCGCTGCTGATCATCAGCACTAGAACAATGCCGAATAAAAGCACTAATAACAGTATAAAACCTATAGTATTAAACAAATTTTTTCTTTCAGTTTCCTTCATGTAATATTTCACCTTTGTTTTTATTATTATTTCTTGTAGCCGATTCAGTGCTGCCCAAGAGGTAATTTCTGCCCTTAGGAATATAGCTCCTTTACACCGTCAGACCTTTTTTTAGAAGCAAAACGTCTGGCTATTTACCAGGCTTTCGGCATGATGAGATAATAAATCAGCCCCATTCTGGCTGTCTGATTGCCGTAAATTATTGCAAAAAACCAGGAGTTATGATACAAATATATCATAAAACTGAACAAAATCAATACAAGTTCAAGAAGTGGAACAGGAGCAGCAATAATGTATCGCATCGGAAATGATAAACGCAAAAAACAATCCGCAAAGCTCATTTGCCAAGGGTTAGAAGAATTGATACGAACACATAATTATGAGGATATCTCTATCACAAATATTGTAAAAGCTTCTGGAGTCGGCAGAGCTACCTTTTATCGTTTGTTTGACGATAAATCAGATGTTGTGCTGTATCAAATGGAAGAAGTCTTCACTGAATTAATCTGGCGCGTTGGTCCTTATTCCGATTCCAATGTGATTGTCAAATCTCTATTTGAACTCTGGCTTGGTCATAAAGAACTATTTCTATCTTTGATTAAAGCCAATCTATACGGAGAGTTTCAAACTCGACTTGCTTTTATAATTGGAGATAAACTAAATTTTATCCAAGAAGAAGTTGGTCTGGATAACAGAAGCTGGCAGTACTTTATACACGTGCGTGCTGCAATGCTCTTTACTGCGGTCAGGGTTGCGATTACTCAGTTTAATGAAGATAACCCGA
It includes:
- a CDS encoding TetR/AcrR family transcriptional regulator, with protein sequence MYRIGNDKRKKQSAKLICQGLEELIRTHNYEDISITNIVKASGVGRATFYRLFDDKSDVVLYQMEEVFTELIWRVGPYSDSNVIVKSLFELWLGHKELFLSLIKANLYGEFQTRLAFIIGDKLNFIQEEVGLDNRSWQYFIHVRAAMLFTAVRVAITQFNEDNPIEITDTLNRLFGKQPAIF